A region from the Thalassophryne amazonica chromosome 2, fThaAma1.1, whole genome shotgun sequence genome encodes:
- the LOC117502836 gene encoding protein-lysine methyltransferase METTL21C-like, with protein MIVYSLSVTGDDVIGHVSASSGASVTATDLPELLGNLRANVMRNTRGRCRYTPQVEELTWSYDLEYSHPTSTHHYDYVLATDVVYHHNYLDELLATMKHFCQPGTTVIWANKYRLDDDLTFMENFKKAFHAILVAEDGDIKIFMGSHRETDV; from the coding sequence ATGATTGTATACAGTTTGTCGGTTACCGGTGATGATGTCATAGGTCACGTGTCTGCCTCCTCAGGAGCTTCAGTTACAGCTACAGACTTACCGGAGTTGCTCGGTAACCTGAGGGCCAACGTGATGAGGAACACCAGGGGCCGCTGCAGGTACACACCCCAAGTGGAAGAGCTGACCTGGAGCTACGACCTGGAGTATTCCCACCCCACCTCCACTCATCATTACGACTATGTGCTGGCCACGGATGTGGTCTACCACCACAACTATCTGGATGAGCTTCTGGCCACAATGAAACATTTCTGCCAACCAGGAACCACCGTGATCTGGGCCAATAAGTACAGACTCGATGATGACCTGACTTTCATGGAAAACTTTAAAAAGGCTTTTCACGCCATCCTGGTTGCCGAAGATGGAGACATTAAGATTTTCATGGGAAGTCACAGAGAGACCGATGTGTGA